One Monomorium pharaonis isolate MP-MQ-018 chromosome 4, ASM1337386v2, whole genome shotgun sequence DNA segment encodes these proteins:
- the LOC105831926 gene encoding short coiled-coil protein B: MSASVTAKLQDDMNSIPLADDDPQVIIPEEEMLDNASHISDPLGRGRSMDSIPSTFTNGSCSPNSLDPDISPDEQEEKARLIAQVLELQNTLDDLSQRVDSVKEENLKLRSENQVLSQYIENLMSASSVFQSTSPNTKKK; this comes from the exons ATGTCGGCATCGGTGACAGCGAAGCTTCAGGACGATATGAATAGTATACCTCTGGCGGACGACGATCCTCAGG TGATAATACCAGAAGAAGAAATGCTGGACAATGCCTCACATATATCTGATCCACTAGGCAGAGGACGTAGTATGGATTCTATACCGTCGACTTTTACTAACGGAAGCTGTAGTCCTAACA GCTTAGATCCAGACATTAGTCCAGATGAACAAGAAGAGAAAGCTAGACTGATTGCACAAGTTCTTGAACTGCAAAATACTTTAGATG ATTTGTCACAAAGAGTGGACAGTGTGAAGGAAGAGAATCTCAAATTGAGGAGTGAGAATCAGGTTTTGAGCCAGTACATTGAGAATTTAATGTCAGCGTCGAGTGTGTTTCAATCAACAAGTCCTAACACCAAAAAGAAGTAa
- the LOC118645179 gene encoding LOW QUALITY PROTEIN: cleavage and polyadenylation specificity factor subunit 1-like (The sequence of the model RefSeq protein was modified relative to this genomic sequence to represent the inferred CDS: inserted 2 bases in 2 codons) has protein sequence MYSICKSTHPATGVEHAITCHFFNRTEKCLVVAGANIIRVFRLIPDVDMTRREKYTEIRPPKMKLECLAQYTLHGNIMSMQAVHLIGSQRDSLLLSFRDAKLSVVEYDQDIHDLRTVSLHYFEEEEIKDGWTNHHHIPIVRVDPEGRCAVMLIFGRKLVVLPFRKDPSLDDGDLLDNAKLTSSNKTPILSSYMIVLKTLEEKMDNIIDLQFLHGYYEPTLLILYEPVRTFAGRIAVRQDTCAMVAIXLNIQQRVHPIIWSVSNLPFDCYQAVPVKKPLGGTLIMAFXSLIYLNQSIPPYGVSLNSLADTSTNFPLKPQEGVKMSLEGAQVAFISADRLVISLKSGELYVLSLFADSMRSVRGFHFDKAAASVLTSCVCMCEDNYLFLGSRLGNSLLLRFTEKELESSKNLNNGEITIEENESEETPAKKAKQDFLGDWMASDVLDIKDPEELEVYGSETHTSIQITSYIFEVCDSLLNIGPCGNIQWESQPSYQKNFYKIKPRRRTCDNIWIWKKMVVTTFELPGCEDMWTVIGTLNNDEVKTEAEGSHAFLILSQEDSTMILQTGQEINEVDQSGFSTQGSTVFAGNLGANRYIVQVKDRIKDYRD, from the exons ATGTATTCTATATGCAAGAGTACTCATCCCGCAACGGGAGTCGAGCACGCGATTACGTGCCACTTTTTCAACCGCACCGAGAAATGTCTCGTTGTCGCCGGCGCTAATATTATACGAGTATTTCGTCTGATTCCCGACGTCGACATGACAAGGAGGGAGAAATATACAG AAATACGTCCTCCTAAAATGAAGTTGGAGTGCTTGGCACAGTACACGTTGCATGGAAACATCATGTCTATGCAGGCTGTTCATCTCATTGGATCACAAAGAGATTCACTGCTGCTCAGTTTCCGTGATGCAAAACTATCCGTTGTCGAATATGATCAAGATATTCATGACCTTAGAACTGTGTCGTTGCATTACTTTGAAGAGGAAGAGATAAAG gATGGGTGGACGAATCATCATCATATACCAATAGTAAGAGTGGATCCTGAGGGCAGATGTGCagtaatgttaatatttgGTAGAAAACTGGTTGTGTTACCTTTTCGTAAAGATCCCAGTCTTGATGATGGTGACTTGCTTGACAATGCAAAATTAACATCTTCCAACAAGACTCCGATATTATCCTCATATATGATTGTACTCAAAACATTGGAAGAAAAGATGGATAATATAATAGACTTACAGTTTCTGCATGGATATTACGAGcctacattattaattttatatgaaccAGTAAGAACATTTGCAGG GCGTATCGCAGTAAGACAAGATACTTGCGCAATGGTTGCCA TCTTGAATATTCAACAAAGGGTCCATCCTATTATTTGGTCTGTTTCCAATTTGCCATTTGATTGTTATCAAGCTGTACCCGTAAAAAAACCATTAGGTGGCACCCTGATAATGGCAT AttcacttatttatttaaatcaaagcATACCACCTTATGGAGTATCACTTAACAGTTTAGCAGACACGAGTACAAATTTTCCATTAA AGCCACAAGAAGGAGTAAAGATGAGTTTGGAAGGTGCACAGGTAGCCTTTATATCTGCGGATCGTTtagttatttctttaaaaagtggAGAGCTTTATGTTTTGTCTCTCTTTGCTGACAGTATGCGATCTGTGCGTGGATTTCACTTTGATAAGGCTGCTGCTAGTGTGTTAACATCATGC gtATGTATGTGTGAGGATAACTATCTCTTCCTCGGTTCTCGACTTGGTAATTCGTTACTGTTAAGATTCACAGAGAAGGAGTTAGAAAGttcaaaaaatctaaataatggTGAGATTACTATTGAAGAAAATGAGAGTGAGGAAACTCCAGCCAAGAAGGCGAAGCAGGACTTTCTTGGCGACTGGATGGCATCAGATGTATTGGATATCAAAGATCCAGAAGAGTTAGAAGTGTACGGCAGCGAAACTCATACATCTATTCAGATCacttcatatatttttgag gtATGTGATAGCTTATTAAACATTGGACCATGTGGTAATATTCAATGGGAGAGCCAGCCTTCTTATCAGAAGAATTTCTACAAAATCAAGCCCCGACGTAGAACTTGTGACAACATCTGGATATGGAAAAAAATG gTTGTGACAACATTTGAATTGCCTGGCTGTGAAGATATGTGGACTGTCATTGGCACGTTAAATAACGATGAAGTCAAAACAGAAGCAGAAGGTTCTCATGCTTTCTTGATATTGAGCCAAGAAGATTCAACCatg attctGCAAACTGGCCAAGAGATTAATGAGGTAGATCAGAGTGGATTTAGTACACAGGGAAGTACAGTATTTGCTGGTAATCTTGGTGCTAACCGATACATTGTACAAGTTAAAGATCGGATAAAAGATTACAGAGACTGA
- the LOC105830219 gene encoding uncharacterized protein LOC105830219 yields the protein MLRDVLVHLLISALGILIGVSAFFVLFIIYGNHDIGFWSILTGALAGVCFHLHWIKGKETLERWHTRITLRNLNVVGFVSAVTGVTALIWYLFLTFYYKIPIQPISESTIISAAWSMSCGKWGITLMYYSNKYELLVQEGASPILTDSA from the exons atgttacgtgACGTTcttgtacatttattaattagtgCCTTGGGTATATTGATTGGTGTATCTGCGTTTTTTGTCTTGTTCATCATTTATGGGAATCATGATATTGGATTTTGGTCAATATTAACAG GTGCCTTAGCTGGAGTCTGTTTTCATTTGCATTGGATAAAAGGCAAGGAAACTTTGGAAAGATGGCATACTAGAATTACATTACGAAATTTAAATGTTGTGGGCTTTGTAAGTGCTGTAACTGGCGTTACTGCATTAATTTGGTACCTGTTTCTTacgttttattacaaaattc ccATTCAACCTATTTCTGAGAGCACTATCATATCAGCGGCATGGTCTATGAGCTGTGGAAAATGGGGTATTACGTTAATGTACTACTCAAACAAATATGAACTATTGGTCCAAGAAGGAGCATCACCTATACTCACAGATAGCGCTTAA
- the LOC105831913 gene encoding peroxisomal membrane protein 11B: protein MDIVIKLNEQTAGRDKIIRLLQYGSRAYWYYAQNGHSTRYSAEILRSLEFTFSSFRKLLRFGRCLDSLYFALKIIKYPDPMVRITLIMAKMANALYLLADHLIWIGRVGIVRVDLEKWNKVANKYWLLTIIMSLTRDIYEILKISKHEKNAFKQRYTLSCLKNHKEIMMDTVKNVCDLFIPLTVLGVTKCTPGTIGLLGIISSLIGLYTIIDPLYKLSPS, encoded by the exons ATggatattgttataaaattgaacGAACAAACGGCAGGAAGAGACAAAATAATaag ATTGCTTCAATATGGGAGTCGAGCGTATTGGTACTACGCACAAAATGGGCACAGCACAAGATATTCTGCAGAAATTTTGAGAAGTTTGGAATTCACTTTTAGTTCATTTCGAAAAC TATTGCGCTTTGGAAGATGCTTAGATAGCTTGTATTTTGCCCTAAAAATTATCAAGTATCCAGATCCTATGGTGAGAATAACATTAATCATGGCAAAGATGGCAAATGCTTTGTACTTACTGGCAGATCATTTGATCTGGATTGGCAGAGTAGGAATTGTGCGAGTCGATTTAGAAAAGTGGAATAAAGTTGCTAACAAATATTGGTTACTAACAATCATTATGAGTTTAACGAgagatatttatgaaattcttAAGATTTCGAAACATGAGAAGAATGCATTTAAGCAACGTTATACATTATCTTGCCTAAAAAATCATAAGGAAATAATGATGGATACTGTGAAAAATGTATGTGATTTGTTCATTCCATTAACAGTATTGGGCGTCACAAAATGTACTCCAGGTACAATAGGTTTACTTGGAATAATTTCTTCGCTGATTggtttatatacaataattgatCCACTTTATAAGTTGTCTCCATCCTAG